One Brassica napus cultivar Da-Ae chromosome C4, Da-Ae, whole genome shotgun sequence genomic region harbors:
- the LOC106392561 gene encoding beta-glucosidase 28-like, with the protein MQNGDVAVDFYHRYKIFDFVGQINSGKVKDGVNKEGVQFYNALIDELIANGIQPSMSLYHWDHPQVLEDEYGGFLSPLIIDDFRDFSRVCFEEFGDRVKMWTTINEPYIITVAGYDTGNKAVGRCSKWVNSQCQAGDSATEPYIASHHLLLAHAAAVHEFRKCNKTSHNGQTGIVLSPLWFEPYDSTSLEDNEAVKRALAIELDWHLDPVIHGDYPETLKKQVGKRLSSFTAEQSRMLKNSSDFIGVNYYTARYIVHLPHVDPARPRFKTDQQLEWRGFCCWYQSKVTIIFEEVKMEATVTVEGDMFKLTTDNFSYWKPMMEDHLYCKDLHEPIIMKDKPEGKDDKAWEILNRKAVAVIRKYVDRSLFEHVSTYTNAFELWTKLESMIQKKTPRNKALLVRRLVKLEYKDGQSMMEHLNNFKGIVNQLNKVDMKVEDEMQALLIISSLPESWDTLVVTLRNSAPEGKLTMDTVTDSLLNEEVRRKERGSSSYSEANIVDRRGREETRGQNRSRGRDQS; encoded by the exons ATGCAGAATGGAGATGTAGCGGTCGACTTTTACCATCGTTATAAG ATTTTCGATTTCGTGGGCCAGATTAACA GTGGCAAGGTAAAGGATGGAGTAAACAAAGAAGGTGTACAATTCTACAATGCTCTCATCGACGAGCTTATAGCTAATG GCATTCAACCTTCGATGTCCCTCTATCATTGGgatcatcctcaagttctcgaGGATGAGTATGGTGGTTTTCTAAGCCCTCTAATAAT AGATGATTTTCGAGATTTTTCAAGAGTGTGTTTTGAAGAATTCGGAGACAGAGTTAAGATGTGGACCACCATAAACGAGCCTTACATCATAACTGTTGCGGGCTATGATACGGGCAACAAAGCAGTTGGACGTTGCTCGAAATGGGTGAATAGTCAGTGTCAAGCCGGTGATTCGGCTACCGAGCCTTATATTGCATCACATCACCTTCTTCTTGCTCATGCCGCAGCTGTGCATGAGTTCCGGAAATGTAACAAG ACTTCACATAATGGTCAGACTGGGATAGTGTTATCGCCCTTGTGGTTTGAGCCTTATGACTCTACTTCTCTTGAAGATAACGAAGCTGTAAAGCGAGCTCTTGCCATTGAACTAGATTG GCATTTAGATCCAGTTATCCACGGAGATTATCCAGAAACACTAAAGAAACAAGTCGGAAAGAGATTATCTTCTTTCACCGCAGAACAATCCAGAATGTTAAAAAATTCATCGGATTTCATTGGAGTAAACTATTATACTGCACGCTACATTGTTCATCTTCCTCACGTTGACCCTGCACGACCTCGATTCAAGACTGATCAACAGTTGGAATGGAGAG GATTTTGTTG CtggtatcagagcaaggttACCATTATCTTTGAAGAAGTGAAGATGGAGGCAACCGTTACCGTTGAAGGTGACATGTTCAAGCTCACGACGGACAACTTCTCTTATTGGAAACCGATGATGGAAGATCACCTTTATTGTAAGGATTTGCATGAGCCCATCATCATGAAGGATAAGCCGGAAGGAAAGGATGATAAAGCATGGGAGATTCTTAATAGAAAGGCGGTTGCCGTAATACGTAAGTATGTCGACCGATCTCTCTTTGAACATGTCTCTACCTACACAAATGCTTTTGAATTATGGACAAAACTTGAATccatgattcaaaagaaaacacctcgaaacaaagctcttcttgttcgacgGTTGGTAAAGTTGGAGTACAAGGATGGCCAGAGCATGATGGAGCACTTGAACAATTTCAAGGGCATTGTAAATCAGCTTAACAAAGTTGATATGAAGGTTGAAGACGAAATGCAAGCCCTTTTAATCATTAGTTCACTACCGGAGAGTTGGGACACACTAGTTGTCACTCTAAGAAATTCAGCACCGGAGGGAAAGCTTACCATGGACACCGTCACTGACAGCCTTCTAAACGAAGAAGTTCGCAGGAAGGAGCGAGGTTCGAGTTCTTATTCAGAAGCTAACATTGTTGATAGACGAGGTAGAGAAGAGACTCGTGGCCAAAACAGAAGCAGAGGACGAGACCAATCTTGA
- the LOC125585045 gene encoding beta-glucosidase 28-like yields MISIGINDYDDGTKSREDILKDTFRIKYHEDHLEQLHKAVMEDGCDVRGYYAWSLLDNFEWEHGYSTRFGLYFVDYDNNLERYPKDSVKWFKEFLSRVSKSGQEREEEQVWDVTRERSSQEKNNKTLDDPEGFEASVSTIMYLMTNASRRKEEERDRCTFDIPYTRLGLLLGSDAFFGP; encoded by the exons ATGATTTCTATAGGAATTAATGACTACGACGACGGTACAAAATCACGAGAGGATATTCTCAAGGATACATTTAGGATAAAGTACCACGAGGACCATCTCGAACAACTCCACAAAGCTGTAAT GGAGGATGGATGTGACGTCAGAGGATATTACGCATGGTCTTTACTTGATAATTTTGAGTGGGAGCATGGATATTCTACTAGGTTCGGTCTGTATTTTGTTGACTACGACAACAATCTCGAGCGGTATCCCAAAGATTCCGTTAAATGGTTCAAAGAATTTCTCAGTAGAGTTAGCAAGAGTGGTCAGgaaagagaggaagaacaagTATGGGATGTAACACGTGAGAGGTCAAGTCAGGAAAAGAATAATAAGACTCTTGACGATCCAGAAGGTTTCGAGGCGTCAGTTAGCACGATTATGTATCTCATGACGAACGCAtcgagaagaaaagaagaagagagagatcgtTGCACTTTCGATATTCCTTATACTCGGTTGGGTTTGTTGTTGGGTTCCGATGCTTTTTTTGGAccctag